Part of the Sandaracinaceae bacterium genome, CGACGGGACTTCGTAGCCCTCCACGTCGATCACCACGGATGGGCCCGGTCCTGGGTTCCGTCCCGGGCGCCCCGTGTAGCCAGAGGAGCCCCGCTCGCGTGGACGCCTGGGACCCGCAGCGCGTGGGTCCACCCCGAACCCAGACATCGACCCCATGGTCATGACGGTCACGTCGCCCTGCTGAATGCGGCGCTCCAACCAGGCGCGCACCGCACGTGCCCACAGCGCGCGCGTGACGGGGACCAAGAGGGACAGCCCGACCAGGTCCGTGAAGACGCCTGGCGTCACGAGGAGCACGCCTCCGACGAGCACCAGCACCCCGCCTAGGACCCCCTCTTCGGGCATGGTCCCCGAGGCCAGCGACTCGCGCCAGTTGGCGAGCACACGCGCGCCCTGCCGCTTGGCCAGCGTCGCGCCAGCGACGCCCGTGACGAAGACGATGGCGACCGTGGACCAGAAGCCCAGCACGCGTCCGAGATACAGCAGCAGGTACAGCTCGATCAGCGGCACCACGGTGAAGAGCAGCAGCAGCTTGCCCACGGCTACTCCGCCTGGGCGGAGCGACGCGCAGCGCGCCTCGCGGCCTTGGCCTCACGCGCAGCGCGGGCAGCCTCGGCGGCGCCCGGGACCTCACGCTCCGGCGCCCTCCCTGGCGGTGCGGTGACGACGACCTCGAGCAGCATCGGCGTGGCGAACTCGATCAGGTCGATGTCGGGATCGAGCTGCTTGCCGAGGCCCTCGGCCACCAACATGGCGATGTGCACGACGGTGAAGCTGGGATCGATCTGCACCTTGTGCCGGCGCAGGATGTTCATGATGCCCGTCACCACCTCGCTGGCCTCCAGCTCGCCCAGCGGCTTGCCGTAGAACGTGTCGAAGTACTCGGTCACCTCCCGCTCGTACTGCGCGTAGTCCTTGGTGCCCACGGTCGGCGCGTACACGTAGAACAGGCGTGCGGCTGCCTTGCCGTCCTTCTGGCTCAAGGCGTGGAACGTCTCGATGAACGGGCGCATCAGGTCCTTCGGGATCTCCGCGGTGAGGCCGAGATCGATCAGGACCACCTCGCCAGCGTCCGTGAGCAGGATGTTCCCCGGGTGCAGGTCCGCGTGCACGAAGCCGTCCTTGAACACCATCTGCTGGATGGCCCCTGCGCCCCGCCGGGCGAGCAGCTTGCGGTCGCCGCCGACCTTCTCCGGCTCGGTCGCGCGCACGCCATCGACGAACGCCATCGTGAGCACGCGACGGGAGCAGAGGTCTTCGACCAGCGCGGGAACGCCCACGCCGTCGACGTCCGCGAAGTTCGCGGCGAAGCGGCGGTTGTTGCTGGCCTCCTTCTCGAAGTCCACCTGCCGGTGCATGGCCTCGGCGAACTGCGCGACCGAGCCCCGCAGCGACAGCAGCTTGAGCGAGGGGATCCACTCGAGCACGCGCGCCCCGAGGTCCATCAACACGAGGTCGCGCTCGATCTGCGGCGCGGCGAGCGGTCGCTGCACCTTGATGGCCACCACCTGGCCGTCGTCGAGCACGCCTTTGTGAACTTGGGCGACGGACGCCGCCGCCACCGGCACGGGATCGATGCTGACGATGCGGGCGCGCGCGGCAGGCGGCAGGTCCTGGTCGATGACGTGCTGCACCTGCGCGAACGGGATGGGCCGCACGTTGTCCTGCAGGGTCTCGAGCTCGCGCACGATGCCCTCCGGGATGATGTCCGGCCGCGTGCTGAGGATCTGCCCGAGCTTCACGTAGGTGGCGCCGAGCCGGTCGAGCGCGCTCACCAACACCTGACCGCGCAGGTGGTCCCGGGCGTCCGCGTCCATGCGTCCCGACACCAGCCGCCGACCCAGGTAGCGGAACATGGCCCCGGTGAGGACGGCGAGGATGGCAAAGGTCCGGACGACCAGGGACAGGAAGCGCATGGGCTGCATGTAGTGCGGTACTGGCCACTCGTCTACCTGGACGCGTGGGGGCCGGTGCGCGCATCATGCCCGTGATGACCGAGCCCAAGCACGACGAGATCCTCGCGCCCGAGGAAAAGGAAGGCGCCATCTACGGTTACGGGCCCTGGCCGTTGCTCACGCTGCGCTGCATCGTGGGGGGCGTCATGATGGGCATCGCGAACCTGGTGCCGGGGGTCAGCGGGGGGACGATGTTGCTCGCGAGCGGCGTCTACCCGCGCTTCGTCCAGGCCGTCGCCGAGCTCAGCCGCTTCAAGTTCCGGAAGCGCTCGCTGTTCGTGCTGGGCCTGGTGGCGCTCTGCGCGGGGGTCGCCATCGCGGTGCTGGCGGACGTCATCAAGGGCGCCACGGTCGAGTATCGCTGGGCGATGTACAGCCTGTTCATCGGGCTGACGCTGGGGGGCGTGCCGGTGGTGTGGGGCCTCGCGCGCCCCGCCGACGGTCGGGTCTTCGCGGGCGCCCTGCCCGCGTTCGTGCTCATGGTGGTGCTCGCTGGCCTCTCGGACGGCGAGACGGGGTCCGCGTCGGGCTTCGGGGTGATGTTCGTGGCCGGCCTGCTCGGTGCGAGCGCCATGATCCTCCCAGGCATCAGCGGCGGCTACCTGCTCGTGTTGATGGGCGCGTACCTGCCCGTCCTGGACGCGATCGCCACCTGCACCGACGCCGTCCGGGCGGGTACCCCGATGGCCGCGAAGGAGGCGCTGGTCGGGGTCGTCCTGCCCGTGGGACTGGGGGTGGTGCTGGGCGTGCTGGTGGTGAGCAACCTGATCGAGCGGTTGCTCGAGAAGCACGAGAAGCCGACGCTGGGTGCGTTGCTGGGCTTCCTGTGCGGGAGCGTGCTGGGTCTCTGGCCGTTCCGGGAGTTCTATCGCCCCGCGGTCGGGGATGTGGTGAGCGGGGCTCGCCTGACGGCCGAGCGCCTCGCGGAGCTGCCCGCGCACAAGTGGCCCACGCGCGCCTTCGAGCCCACGTTGCTGCAGGCCGCCGGGGCGGTGGGCATCGCGACGCTCGGCTTCCTGCTCACCGCGCTGCTCGCCAAATACTCGAACCGCGAGCCCAGCGAGCTGGCCATCGACCACGAGACGACCCAAGAGCGCTGACGCCGCGACGCATGGACGGCGCGCATCATGCGGGGCGCGTCAGTCGTAGAGCGCGTCCAGCTGGGTCCCGTACAGCGCCCGCACTTGGCTGCGCCGGACCTTCATCGTCGGCGTCAGCGTCCCGTCGGCCGTGCTGAACTCGTCGGTCACGAGCAGGAAACGCCGTACCTTCTCGAACGGTCGAAACGCCTCGCTCTGACGGTCCAGCTCACGCTCGAAGAGCGCGGTCACCCGCGGGTCGCGCACGGCGTCGTGCTCAGTGGCGAGCACCCCGTGCTGCCCGCACCACGGGAGCAGCACGTCGAAGTCCGGGACGATGACCGCGACGTTGTACGCCTGGTTGGCGCCGTGGATCATGACGTTCGAGATGTAGGGGCTCAGCTTGAGCTGCTCTTCGAGCGGCGTCGGCACCACGTACTTCCCGTTCAGCAGCTTGTACTGCTCCTTGATGCGACCCGTGATGTGCAGGAACCCTTCGCCGTCCAGATACCCCAGGTCACCCGTGCGGATGCCGCGCTCGCCCTGGCGCTCGACGAACACGGCAGCGTCGTCCTCTGGGAGGCGGTGATACCCGAGCATGACGTTGTGCCCGAAGACCAGCACCTCGCCGTGCTTGGGATCGTCCGAGACGCTGCGGTCGATCTCGACGCGCACGCCAGGGAGGACCTTACCGACGGTGCCGATCTTGCGTGACCCGGGGTAGTTCATGGCCGTGATGGGCGAGGTCTCGGTCAGGCCGTAGCCCTCGTAGACGTTGATGCCCAGACCGTCGATGAACTCCGCTACTTCGCGCGACATCGCGGCGCCCCCGCTGAACGCGAACTTGAGCCGGCCGCCGAAGCGCGCGCGAATGGGCGCGTACACGGTTCGATCGAAGAACACGTGCTGGAGCTCGGCCCAGCCGCTGACCTGGTTGCGGCTGGCCAGCTCCTTGCGCAGCTGCGAGTTCGCGAGGGCACGCCGGAAGAGCTCCGCCTTGGGCCCAGCCTCGGCCGCCGCTTGCTTGTGCACGCTGTCGTAGATGCGGTTGAAGATGCGCGGCACGCTGAAGAGCAGCGTCGGCTGCACCTCGGCCAGGTCTTGCAGCAGGCGGTCGACCGACTCCGCGATGGCCATCGAGGCGCCCATCGAGACGAGCCCGTGGAGCTCGACTGTCTGACCGAAGCTGTGCGCCCACGGCAAGAAGCTGAGCGAGCGGTCCTCCGGCGCCATGGGGAAGACCTCGTGCACGGCGCTGACATTGAGGGCGACGTTCGCGTGAGAGAGGATGACGCCCTTGGGCATGCCCGTCGTGCCCGACGTGTACAGGAAGGTGGCCGGCGTGTGAGCGTCCACGGAGACGACGGGTACGGCCTCGCGGCGGCCTCGCTCCCTGAGCGCGTCGTAGGTGGTGTCGGCGTGCTCCGAGCGGAGCGCGAGCGTCACGATGTGCTGCAACGCAGGCAGCGCAGCGCGCGCTCCGCTGAGGGACGCGCCGATCTCGCCATCGGCCACGACCACGACGCGAGCGCCGCTGTCGGCGAGGATGTAGCGCCACTCGTCGGCGCGCTGCGCCTGGTACATTGGTACGAACGCGGCGCCCAGCCCATAAGTGGCGTACGCCAGCGCCGCCCACTCGACGCGGTTGTCGGAGACGATGGCCACCCGGTCCCCGGCCTGCACCCCGAGGCTCGCGAGCCCCGCACGAAGGGCATCGACCTCGCGCCCGAACTCGCCGTACGTCGCCCACGACCAGACCCCGCGTCGCTTCGTCCCGAACAGCGGGCGCTCGGCGTACTGCGCGACGCTGCGCTGGAGGAGCTCGTTGAGGTCACGAAAGAGCGGCTCGAAGGGCATGCGCGCGGAAGGGTACCAGTCAGTCGACGATCGCGTAGCGCATCTGTCGCGCGTCGCCGTCGCGCCGATAGTCCACCACCAGCTCGCTGGCGACGCGTAGACCGTCCCACACTTGGAAGGCCTGCTCGGGCCGCTCGATGGGCAGGGCGTTCACCCGTGTCACCACGTCGCCCGGTTGGAGAGCGATGCCTTGGAAACGCGGGTCGTCGGGGTAGAGCCGCACGATGCGCCAACCGACGAAGCGCCCGGCCTCGATCTCCGGCTCCGTGCCGACACCCCCGAGGAAGCGACCGAGCCCGCCTTCCAGGATGGGCAGCAGCTCCTCGCGCGTGATCTCTCCCTCACGCCGCGGCTGTGGCGGCATGCTCGGCGCCTCGACGGAGGGCTCGGCGGCCGAGGCCGTGGCGGGCGCGCTCGTGCTGCCACCACACCCCTGCGCGACGAGGAGCAGAGCGAGCGTGCCGAGCACTCGGCGGTGGCGAGGCGACGCGGAGACGAAAGACGGTGCGAGACGCATACCTCGTTTCTGACCCTGCTCCGGGCTGGTGGTCAAGATTCTCGCGGGAAACGCGACAGCGTCTCCCTGACTGACCCGCGCAACAGGCGAATTTGGACGCAACCGGCCCAGGCTGCTAGCTCTCCGGCCATGTGGAAGAGCGCCCGCGTCGCCGTGGTCATGCCCGCCTACCTCGAGGGGCGCATGATCGATCGTGCCCTGCGCGACGTCCCCACGTTCGTCGATGACGTCGTGGTGGTCGACGACGGAAGCGGTGACGACACCTCGGAGCGCGCGGAGGCCTTCGCCAAGACCGACGGACGCGTGCGCGTGCTGCGACACGAGGTGAACCGCGGGGTGGGCGCGGCGCTCGTGACAGGCTACCGCGCGGCCTTCGAACATGGGGCCGACGTGGCCGTCGTGATGGCCGGCGACGGCCAGATGGACCCCGCAGACATGCCGCCGTTGCTCGACGCCGTCATCGACGGTGGCGCGGGCTATGCCAAGGGCAACCGTCTGGCATGGCCCGGGGCGCGTGACCTGATGCCCCTGCAGCGCTTCGCAGGCAACCACGTGCTCTCGGCGCTGACGCGCGTCGCCACGCAGACCACCGTGGCGGACTCGCAGTGCGGCTACAGCGTGCTGCACCGCGACGCGGCCGCGGCGCTGGACCTGGAGACGCTGTGGCCCCGCTATGGCTACCCGAACGACCTCCTGGCGCAGTGTGCCGCGCGCGGTGTGCGCGTCGTGGACGTCCCGGTGCGGCCCGTATACCGCGACGAGGTCAGCGGCATCGGCTGGCGTCACGCGCTCGTGGTGGTGCCCTACGTCCTTGGCTGCGGTGTCCTGCGACGGCTGGCGGCAGACGGCGGGCCCCCTGGCGTACGCCGGCACCGCGGCGTGGCGCGGCCCGAGCGCGTGGCGGAGCACCCGACCTTCGCGTCCCGGCCGTGAGCGAAGCCCCGCCAGCCCCTCGGCGACTCCCGGGGACCTCGTGACAGGCGGGCGCGGGACCCCCGAGCACCGGCGCCCGCTGCGCGTCGGGGTACTCACCACCAGCTATCCATCGCATCCGGGGGACATCGCGGGCGTGTTCGTCGAAGGCTTCGCGCGCACCCTGCGGGACCTGGGCCACGACGTTCGCGTGGTGGCCCCCGACCTCGATCACGTGCCGCCTTCGTCCGGCCCCCCCGACCCGTCGCAGGCATCACCCCGGGTGGTGCGACTGCGGTATGCGTATCCCCGTGCGCTGCAGCGCACGTTTCATCGGGCCGGGGCACCCGAGAACCTACGGAGTGACCCGCTGGCCGCGCTGGGCGCCCTCACCTACCCGATGGCGCTCGCGACGCATCTGGCGCGTCGTGCTCACGCCTTCGACGTGCTGGTCTCGCACTGGGCCGTCCCCAACGGCCTGCTGGCCGCGCGCTGGCCCCGCGCCCCGCGCGCCTCTGCGGACCCGGTGCGCCGGGTGGTCGTCACGCACGGCGCGGACATCCACCTGCTCGAGAGACTCCCGCTCGGGCGACGGATCGTGCGCACAATCGCACAGGGCTCCGACGCACTCACGTTCGTCTCGCTCAGCCACCGCGAGCGCTTCGAACGCCTCGTAGGGTCGGCGCTCCCGCACGCCACGGTGCTGGCGATGGGGATCCCCAGCCACCACCCCGCCAGCGCGCATGCGCAGGAGCACGTACGCCGGATGGTGGGCATGGACGGACGCGTCGTGCTGGCCCTCGGTCGCCTCGTGCCCATCAAAGGGCTCGACGTGCTGGTGCGCGCGCTGGCAGGCGGGCCGGACGCCACGCTCGTGATCGCCGGAGACGGCCCCTCGAGAGCGTCGCTGATGCGCGAGGCCGCGCGTGTCGGCGTGCGAGTGGTTCTCCCGGGCGTGATCACGGGCGACGAGAAGAGCGCGTGGCTCGAGCGGGCAGACGTGCTCGCGCTCCCCTCGCGGCGCCTCTCCTCCGGTCGTGAGGAGGGTACGCCCACGGTGCTGCTGGAGGCGATGTTGGCTGGAACCCCCGTCGTGGCCACGGACACAGGCGGGATCGCGGAACTGCTCGGGCACGGGGCACGCGGCTCCCTGGTCCCCCCCGACGACGTGGGTGCGCTACGCTCTGCGCTGGGCGAAGCGCTGCGCGGGGGAGAGAAGACCCTCACACGCGCGCGCCTGGCACGAGACGCGGCCGCTGCGCAGACCTGGCACGCGCTGCGAGGAACGCTGGACGCGCTGGTCCGGGGACAATGAGCGCGGTGTCACGCCAGGCGGATCGATGCCGCGCAGCGACCCGCCCCGCAACCGGACCACGCGCAGCGACCCACCCCGCAACCCGACCACGCGTCGCGCCGCACCGCGTGGGCGCACGCACGGCGCCCCACGAAGCGCGACCCGCGAGGGGCGACGCGCTCCCTCGAGGGTCGGCGAGCGCGGCTCAGTTCTGGACGGTGCGCGTGTTGGCCGGCGCGCGGAACGTGAAGCGCTCGTTCGGCACGTCGCGGTTGAACTGCATGTCCGCGAAGGTGAAGCGGTTGGTGTTCCCCTCGCGGTCCCGGATGAGCACGCGCTGCACCACGCCGGCCCGCTGCTCGCCCTCACCCACGATGCGGACGAAGAAGAGCAGCTGCTCGTAGTTGGGGTTCTGCCGCCGCGGGCGGAGCGCCAGCACGTAGCCGTCCGGGAACTGGTGCCGAGCAGCGTTCAGCAAGCGAAAGTTGAAGTCGCGGTCGAGGCGCCCCGTGCCCGTGAGGAACGAGAAGGCCTGCGGCAGCTGATCGCTGTCCATCGCGCGCTCGATCAGCTGGCCCTCTGTCTCGCCCTCCTCGGGCGGCTGATAGACCACCAGGCGCTGTCCGTCGCTGACGAAGACCTGGCCGTTGGGGGCGGCGTAGTCGAAGCGCATGCGCCCTGGCTTCGCGAACACCACACGGCCGCTCGAGCGCTGGCGGCGGTCGTACACCTTGGTGTACTGCTCCTGCTCGAAGTTCGCCTGGAAGCTGGTGGTCTGGTCGTAGAACGACTGCACGAGACCGGCGACCTGAGCGGCCGTCAGCCGAGGCTGCGCAGGCGTGGCAGGTGCGTCCGACGCCGGACGCTGACGGGGCCTCATGCTCGCGCTGTCGGGGGCAGGGTCCTGGGCCTCTGCTCCCGCGATGCAGGCGGCGCTGGTGAGCACCGACAGCAACACGGCGAGGCGCATGCGGGTCGAGCGGCGAGAGAGCGGAAAGTTGCTGTGCATGGTCGGGTTGGCTCCGTGGTCTGAACGACCCAGCCGCGCGCAGTATTCATGGGCCCCAGGGAAATGGCCAGGGGCCCGTTGCAGTCGGGGCGGACGAGGTTGCGCACCCAGCCTTCAAGGGGTAACCGACGGTTGGTCATGGCACCGAGCGGGGGTCGCGCGGTGCGCCTGGGAGAGCGCTCGATGTCGACGGGACAGCACGATGAAGTGGGAGGAGCAGGAAGCGACGCGTTCGCTTTGACACCCATGCAGCACGGAATGCTGGCCGAGACCCTCGCCACCCCAGCGCGTGGGGTGAACGTCCAGCAGATCGTGGTGCGACTCCACGAGGCGCTGGACCCGGACGCGCTGCGTGAGGCCTTTCATCTGGCGAGCTCGCGCCACGAGGCGCTGCGAACCAGCTTTCGGTGGCGCGGTCGCGCTGCGCCGGTCCAGGTGGTGCACCGCGTGGGCCCGCTTTCGTTCGAGGTCGTCGACTGGCGCGACACGGACGGCTCCACACACGAGGTCTCCCTCGGCGCATGGCTCGCGGCGGACAGAGCTCGGGGCGTCGCGCTCGATGCGACGCCCACCACACGCTGGACACTCTTTCGTCTGGATGAGCACGAGTGGACGCTGGTGTGGACGTTCCACCACGCGCTGCTCGACGGGCGCAGCTTCACGCGCGTACTGCACGAGGCGTTCGAAGACTACGCCCAGCTGGCACGGGGCCTGCGCCCGGAGCGCCCGCCTGCGCCGAGCCCGCGCGAACACATCGAAGCGCTGGCGCAGGTAGACCGGGCCGCGACGGAAGCGTTCTTCCGCACGCGATTGATGGGGCTGTCCGAACCCACCCGCCTCGCGCTGGGTGCGCGGCGCGTCGATCTGGATGAGCCGCAGCCGACACACCGTGAACACGAGGTGCGGCTCGCCCAGGGGGACGTGGAACGCATCGCCCAACGTGCCGCGGAGGCGGGGGTGACCTTCTTCACGTGCGTGCAGGCCGCGTGGGCCATTCTGTTGGCACGCTACGCCCGACGTGACGACGTGGTCTTCGGTGTGACACGCGCAGGTAGACACCTCGTCGCGGGCGCAGAGCACATGGTGGGGTGTCTGATCAACACGGTGCCGCAGCGTGCGTCGGTGCGCGAGGAGCGGCCGCTGGTGGAGCTGCTCCAAGCCCTGGGAGACGCGTCGCGAGCCGTGCGTCCCTTCGAGCACGCCCCGCTGGTGGACGTGCAGAGGCTCAGCGGCCTTCCCCAGGGCGAACCACTGCTCACGACGAACGTCGTGCTCGAGCGTTACCTGCTGCAGTCGCACCTGCGCCAGCTGGACCCGTCGTGGCAAGCGCGTGAGGTGGAGGTGTTGGAGCAGAGCTCGTTTCCGCTCAGTCTCGCAGCCTACCTCGACGGCGCCTTGGTCGTGCGGCTGGAGTTCGACCCGCGGGTCTACGCCGCAGCCACCATCGAGGGCATGGCGAAGCACTTGCTGCAGCTGCTCGAAGACATCGGCCACGCGACCGTGATCATCGACCCCGTCCGGCGACTGACGCAGGTCGGGGAGGTCCGCACACTGGGCGACGAGGAGTGCGCCCGGCTCCTCCGAGAGACCGCGCCTGCGCGACCAACCGAGCGTGTGGTGGAGACGTACGCTCCGCTCTTTCGACGTGTGGCCATGGCCCACCCCGAGAGGATCGCCGTATCGTGCCACGTACCGCCGGGCGCAGACGCCCGGTACCCAGACGCCGCTCCGCTCACCTACGCGGAGCTCGACCGACGCAGCGACGCCATCGCCGCTCGGCTGCGCGCACTTGGAGTCACGCGCGAGGACCGGGTGGCCATCTGCCTGCCTCGCACGGTGAAGATGGCGGAGGCGTTACTCGGAGTGTTGAAGGCGGGGGCCGCGTACGTGCCCCTCGACCCCACGTATCCTGCGACGTCGCTCGAGTACATGCTGGCGGACTCGGGTGCGCGCGCGCTGATCTGCCTGTCCGAGCTCGCGCCACTGGACACGCCATCGACCGTCGCGCGTCTCGCGCTGGACCTCGACTGGGGCTCAGACGCAGACCGTGCGAGCGACGACCCGCGATCCGTCCACGCCGACCCGGGCGACCTCGCGTACGTGATCTACACGTCGGGCTCCACGGGGCGCCCCAAGGGCGTGATGGTGGAGCATCGCTCGCTGGTCGCACACAACCGAGCGCTGGCGCGTGAGTTCGCGCTCACCCCTGCAGATCGCGTGCTGCAGTTCGCCAGCTTCAGCTTCGACGTGAGCATGGAGGAGATGCTGCCTACGTGGCTCGCAGGCGCCACGCTGGTGCTGCGCAGCCGAGAGATGGGCGAGTCCCTCGTCACGTTCCAGCGCGCGGTGGCCGAGGAGCGCATCACCGTCCTGAACCTCCCGACCGCTTTCTGGCACGAGCTGGTGCGTCGCATGGACGAGCACGACGAGCGCCTGCCCGCATCCGTACGGCTCGTCATCGTGGGTGGAGAGAAGGCCTCGCGACGCGCCTACGCGACCTGGCGCCGCGTCGCGCCGGGCGTGCGCTGGCTGAACGGCTACGGCCCCACCGAAGCCAGCGTCACCTGCGCCGTGTACGACCCCATGCGCGGCCCCCCCTTGCACGCAGATGACGATGTGCCGATCGGGCACGCCACCGACCACGCTCGCCTCTACGTGCTCGACCGGCGTCGGAGGCTCGCGCCACCCGGGGTCCCTGGGGAGCTCTACGCCGCAGGCCCCTGCGTCGCACGCGGTTACCTGGGGCAGGACGCGCTGAGCGGTGCGCGATTCTTCGACGACCCCTTTGCGCCGGGCGAACGGATGTACGCCACCGGCGACCTGGCGCGCTGGTCGCCGACGTACGAGCTCGAGTTCCTCGGTCGCATCGACCGGCAGGTGAAGCTGCGTGGGTTCCGCATCGAACCCGGTGAGGTGGAGGCGGTGCTGGAGCGCCACCCCGGCGTGACCGAGGCCGTCGTCGGCGCGCGCGAGGACTCCGACGGGCACGTTCGTCTGTGGGCTTGGGTCACCTGCGCGCCCGAGGCTCCTGTGGACGAACGAACACTTCGGCGACACGTGCGCGAGGCGCTGCCGTCGTTCATGACCCCTTCCGCGATCAGCGTGATGTCCGCGTTTCCGCTGACACCAGGCGGCAAGGTCGACCTGAGCGCGCTGCCCGTGCCGGGAACGACCAGCGCCCCATCGAGACGAGGTGCGGCGCGGCACGCCACGGACAGGCGTCTGTGCGCATTGTTCGCCGAGGCCCTCGAGCTGCCACAGGTCGCTCCAGACCAGTCGTTCTACGATCTTGGGGGACACTCCCTCTTGGCGGTGCGCCTCTTGGACCGCGTCAACGAGTCGTTCGGCGTCCAGCTCACGCTGGGCGTGCTCAAGGCGGCCGACACCCCCGCGGACCTCGCCGACCGGCTCCTGGGATCCGTCAGCGTCTCCACCCCGGAGACGATCTTCCCGATCCAGCCGCGTGGAACGCGGCCGCCCGTCTTCGCGGTGCACGTCCTGGGGAGCAACGGCAGCTACTTCGGTCCGCTCTCGGACGCGCTCGGCGCCGACCAGCCGGTGATCGGGGTGACCAGCCCTCCACGGCCGACCGCGCTCCCGAACGACGTAGGAGACATCGCGGCGGCCTACGCACGTGACATCATGCGCTACACGAGCGAAGGACCCATCGCGCTGGTCGCCGTGTCGTTGGGAGGCGTCGTCGCGGTCGAGGTCGCACGGCAACTGCGCGCGGCCGGTCGGGACGTGGAGTTCGTCGGGCTGCTGGACGCGCTGGGCCCCGGCCCCGTCGACCCCCTACGAGGCATCGCACGGATGAGGCGCCACGCGCAGGCGCTGACGCACCAGGGGCCCCGCTACGCGATGGACAAGCTCTCGGACCGCAGCCAGCGCCTGCACCATCATGCGCGGCTGTTGGAGCTGCGCGTGCGTCGTGCGTTGGACCTTGGCGTCTCGGA contains:
- a CDS encoding amino acid adenylation domain-containing protein, which translates into the protein MQHGMLAETLATPARGVNVQQIVVRLHEALDPDALREAFHLASSRHEALRTSFRWRGRAAPVQVVHRVGPLSFEVVDWRDTDGSTHEVSLGAWLAADRARGVALDATPTTRWTLFRLDEHEWTLVWTFHHALLDGRSFTRVLHEAFEDYAQLARGLRPERPPAPSPREHIEALAQVDRAATEAFFRTRLMGLSEPTRLALGARRVDLDEPQPTHREHEVRLAQGDVERIAQRAAEAGVTFFTCVQAAWAILLARYARRDDVVFGVTRAGRHLVAGAEHMVGCLINTVPQRASVREERPLVELLQALGDASRAVRPFEHAPLVDVQRLSGLPQGEPLLTTNVVLERYLLQSHLRQLDPSWQAREVEVLEQSSFPLSLAAYLDGALVVRLEFDPRVYAAATIEGMAKHLLQLLEDIGHATVIIDPVRRLTQVGEVRTLGDEECARLLRETAPARPTERVVETYAPLFRRVAMAHPERIAVSCHVPPGADARYPDAAPLTYAELDRRSDAIAARLRALGVTREDRVAICLPRTVKMAEALLGVLKAGAAYVPLDPTYPATSLEYMLADSGARALICLSELAPLDTPSTVARLALDLDWGSDADRASDDPRSVHADPGDLAYVIYTSGSTGRPKGVMVEHRSLVAHNRALAREFALTPADRVLQFASFSFDVSMEEMLPTWLAGATLVLRSREMGESLVTFQRAVAEERITVLNLPTAFWHELVRRMDEHDERLPASVRLVIVGGEKASRRAYATWRRVAPGVRWLNGYGPTEASVTCAVYDPMRGPPLHADDDVPIGHATDHARLYVLDRRRRLAPPGVPGELYAAGPCVARGYLGQDALSGARFFDDPFAPGERMYATGDLARWSPTYELEFLGRIDRQVKLRGFRIEPGEVEAVLERHPGVTEAVVGAREDSDGHVRLWAWVTCAPEAPVDERTLRRHVREALPSFMTPSAISVMSAFPLTPGGKVDLSALPVPGTTSAPSRRGAARHATDRRLCALFAEALELPQVAPDQSFYDLGGHSLLAVRLLDRVNESFGVQLTLGVLKAADTPADLADRLLGSVSVSTPETIFPIQPRGTRPPVFAVHVLGSNGSYFGPLSDALGADQPVIGVTSPPRPTALPNDVGDIAAAYARDIMRYTSEGPIALVAVSLGGVVAVEVARQLRAAGRDVEFVGLLDALGPGPVDPLRGIARMRRHAQALTHQGPRYAMDKLSDRSQRLHHHARLLELRVRRALDLGVSDELGALEFVERNVQVALAHSLQPYDGRVTVLRATENVFYSDAYRRGGLGWGDVALAGVEVIDVPGEHLSMLAPPHVGTLARELAAALGRAHASWAG